A stretch of Oncorhynchus mykiss isolate Arlee chromosome 26, USDA_OmykA_1.1, whole genome shotgun sequence DNA encodes these proteins:
- the LOC110507010 gene encoding CCAAT/enhancer-binding protein alpha-like, with product MEQPNLYEVAPRPLMTSLAQSQSQQSAYCYKDPSAAGPGAGGDLGEICENENSIDISAYIDPAAFNDEFLADLFHNSSKQEKLKLANSEYESYPHGVSSGSGAHHHQQQQQQHQQQGYGCIPGYMDTSKLEPIYDNQSTRIRPVAIKQEPREEDEMSHSMPPTYHHSHQHLPQHLSHLQYQIAHCAQTTMHLQPGHPTPPPTPVPSPHHRDGSMSSVGSMKMMGRDDRDRDRDRGKSKKRVDKASTEYRLRRERNNVAVRKSRDKAKMRNVETQHKVIELASDNERLRKRVEHLTRELDTLRGIFRQLPDGSFKPLANCQ from the coding sequence ATGGAGCAACCAAACCTCTACGAGGTCGCCCCACGACCCCTAATGACCAGCCTAGCCCAGAGTCAGAGTCAGCAAAGCGCCTACTGCTACAAAGACCCCTCCGCTGCTGGACCCGGAGCAGGAGGAGACCTCGGCGAGATCTGTGAGAACGAAAACTCCATTGACATCAGCGCTTACATCGACCCTGCAGCCTTCAACGACGAGTTCCTGGCTGATCTATTCCACAACAGCTCGAAGCAAGAGAAACTCAAGCTGGCGAACAGTGAGTACGAATCCTACCCCCACGGGGTGAGTTCTGGCTCGGGGGCGCACCACcaccaacagcagcagcagcagcatcagcagcAGGGCTATGGTTGTATTCCCGGGTATATGGACACATCTAAACTTGAACCCATTTACGATAACCAGTCCACGAGAATCAGACCTGTGGCGATAAAGCAAGAGCCCAGAGAAGAAGATGAAATGAGCCATTCTATGCCTCCAACCTACCACCATTCCCACCAGCATCTGCCACAGCACCTATCCCATCTTCAGTACCAGATTGCGCACTGCGCGCAGACGACCATGCATCTCCAACCGGGACACCCGACGCCTCCACCGACGCCCGTCCCGAGTCCACACCACAGGGACGGCAGCATGTCCTCCGTTGGATCCATGAAGATGATGGGACGCGACGaccgagaccgagaccgagaccgGGGTAAATCCAAAAAACGCGTCGACAAGGCCAGCACGGAGTACCGGTTGAGGCGGGAGAGGAACAACGTCGCGGTGAGGAAGAGTAGAGACAAGGCGAAAATGCGCAATGTTGAGACGCAGCATAAAGTGATCGAGCTGGCGTCGGACAACGAAAGACTGCGGAAGAGAGTGGAACATCTTACCCGAGAACTGGACACGTTAAGGGGCATCTTCAGACAACTTCCCGATGGATCTTTCAAACCATTGGCCAACTGCCAGTGA